GTAGCGAGGTTTTCGATGCCGGCGGGCAGCAGGTTGCGCGGAGCAATGACGCGGGTGCGCACATTGAGCGCGCCAAGCAAAAGCAGGTTTGAGCGCACCACGCGCGAATTGGCAATATCGCCACAGATGGCGACGGTCAGGCCCGAAATGCGGCCCTTGTGATTGCGGATGGTCAGGGCATCAAGCAGCGCCTGGGTGGGGTGCTCATGGGCCCCGTCACCGGCATTGATGACGGCGCAGCCAACCTTCTGGCTCAGCAGTTCGACCGCCCCGGCCGCCGAATGGCGCACGACGATAACGTCGGGACGCATGGCGTTGAGCGTGGCTGCGGTATCGATCAGGGTTTCGCCCTTGGAGACCGAGCTGGTCTTGACCGACATGTTCATGACCAGGGCGCCGAGGCGTTTGCCGGCGATCTCGAAGGAGGCCTGGGTGCGCGTGGAGGGCTCGAAAAACAGGTTGATCTGGGTCTTGCCCGAGAGCGTGGGGTGGGTTTTCCGTTCCTGGCGGGAAATCGGCACCATGGCTTCGGCGCGATCGAGCAGCTGAATGATCTCATGCTGCTGCAGATCGGCTATCGAGAGCAGATGGCGCTGACTGAAAGGAGGAAAATCACCGGTGGCACCGGCGGATGAATTCGAGGCTGTGCTGGCGCGAGCTTGGGCCATGCGCTCCCATTCCCTATGATTTGCAGCGGTCTAGCCGAGGGAAAGCGGAGGGGCAAGGCCCAAGCGGGGAATATCAACGGCTGGGACGTGCGGTTGGGAGCGGTGTTGGCGCTGGCCGCGACCGTGTCTGCCACCAGATCAGAGACAATCCGGCAAGACCCAGGACGAGCTCAACGGCGCCTGCGACGAT
The DNA window shown above is from Devosia litorisediminis and carries:
- a CDS encoding aspartate carbamoyltransferase catalytic subunit; its protein translation is MAQARASTASNSSAGATGDFPPFSQRHLLSIADLQQHEIIQLLDRAEAMVPISRQERKTHPTLSGKTQINLFFEPSTRTQASFEIAGKRLGALVMNMSVKTSSVSKGETLIDTAATLNAMRPDVIVVRHSAAGAVELLSQKVGCAVINAGDGAHEHPTQALLDALTIRNHKGRISGLTVAICGDIANSRVVRSNLLLLGALNVRTRVIAPRNLLPAGIENLATEVFTDMREGLAGADVVMMLRLQHERAQGRMIPSVREYYHFYGLDAEKLGYAKPDAIVMHPGPMNRGVEIDPAIADGPASVITDQVEMGVAVRMAVLDALLSSGDAS